Proteins encoded within one genomic window of Halodesulfurarchaeum formicicum:
- a CDS encoding macro domain-containing protein, with the protein MQFSVVQGDIAAQEADALVNAAGTSLRMGSGVAGALRREANGPINEEAISKGPVELGAVAVTDAYDLDAGYVIHAAAMPHYGDGRATPQSIREATRNALEAADELGCETLVLPVLGTGAAGFDFERGAELVCGEVWSYEPTSLREVRVIAYSERDYRRVEEIADRLRSP; encoded by the coding sequence ATGCAGTTTTCAGTCGTCCAGGGCGACATCGCGGCCCAGGAAGCAGACGCATTGGTGAATGCAGCCGGGACGAGTCTCCGGATGGGCAGCGGTGTCGCTGGCGCACTCAGACGGGAAGCAAACGGCCCGATCAACGAGGAAGCCATCTCGAAGGGGCCGGTCGAGCTGGGTGCAGTGGCCGTGACAGACGCCTACGACCTCGATGCCGGGTACGTAATCCACGCCGCGGCGATGCCCCACTACGGAGACGGTCGTGCGACTCCCCAGAGCATTCGTGAGGCGACGCGAAACGCCCTCGAAGCCGCCGACGAACTGGGGTGTGAAACACTCGTGCTCCCCGTTCTTGGTACCGGGGCGGCTGGCTTCGACTTCGAACGCGGCGCGGAACTCGTCTGTGGAGAAGTCTGGTCCTACGAGCCCACGTCGCTGAGAGAGGTTCGTGTGATCGCCTACTCGGAGCGGGACTATCGAAGGGTCGAGGAGATCGCGGATCGTCTTCGATCACCGTAA